In the Streptomyces fradiae ATCC 10745 = DSM 40063 genome, one interval contains:
- a CDS encoding excisionase family DNA-binding protein, giving the protein MNERYLSVDQVAEVLGTTVRFPRRLVAERRIRYVKVGRHVRIPESAVRAYIDANTVEPVSRRRNRYGRAA; this is encoded by the coding sequence ATGAATGAGCGGTACCTCAGCGTCGACCAGGTGGCTGAAGTGCTCGGCACGACCGTCCGCTTTCCTCGGCGTCTCGTCGCTGAGCGCCGTATCCGGTACGTCAAGGTCGGTCGCCACGTGCGCATCCCGGAGAGCGCGGTGCGGGCCTACATCGACGCCAACACCGTGGAGCCGGTGAGCCGTCGCCGTAACCGGTACGGGAGGGCTGCTTGA
- a CDS encoding tyrosine-type recombinase/integrase, which produces MAGKKRRFGRVRKLPSGRYQARYLGPDGVDRPAPHTFATARDADDWLAEQQTALRRGDWTDPDAGAINFEKYATQWVDERELAATTDELYRRLLRLHILPTFGGLDLDEISPPVVRAWRAERRKLTGATTVAKSYRLLKAILQTAVDDEAIRRNPCRIKGAGKESAPERPVATVAQVDALADAMGPRWRLMVYLAAYGPARPEEQAAMRRPDVDLDTPGVWVRRAEPELTTGRRVEGDTKSEAGRRFMVLPAFMATDLRRHLDWYAEKEPNGRLFVGEKGKPFRRSTFGRKWRKARAAVGLPDDFRFYDLRHTGHTLATRSGATLKDTMVRAGQSTEKAALIYQHSDHERQREVAAGLDRLVQREREKASGTQRARDH; this is translated from the coding sequence ATGGCGGGTAAGAAGCGCCGCTTCGGGCGCGTCCGCAAGCTCCCCTCCGGCCGGTACCAGGCTCGGTACCTTGGTCCGGACGGTGTCGACCGACCCGCTCCGCACACCTTCGCGACTGCTCGGGACGCTGACGACTGGCTCGCGGAGCAGCAGACCGCACTTCGACGCGGGGACTGGACCGACCCGGACGCGGGTGCGATCAACTTCGAGAAGTACGCCACGCAGTGGGTTGACGAACGTGAGTTGGCCGCGACCACTGACGAGCTGTACCGGCGGCTGCTGCGGCTGCACATCCTGCCCACCTTCGGCGGCCTGGACCTGGACGAGATCAGCCCGCCCGTCGTCCGCGCTTGGCGGGCCGAACGGCGCAAGCTGACCGGCGCAACCACCGTCGCCAAGTCGTACCGGCTGCTGAAAGCCATCCTCCAGACGGCCGTCGATGACGAAGCCATCCGCCGCAACCCCTGCCGTATTAAGGGCGCGGGCAAGGAGTCGGCCCCCGAACGTCCGGTGGCAACCGTGGCCCAGGTCGATGCGCTCGCCGACGCCATGGGCCCGCGGTGGCGGCTAATGGTCTACCTCGCCGCGTATGGTCCGGCCCGCCCCGAGGAACAGGCAGCCATGCGGCGACCTGACGTCGACCTGGACACCCCCGGCGTGTGGGTTCGCAGGGCCGAACCGGAGTTGACCACCGGCCGCCGTGTCGAGGGCGACACCAAGTCGGAGGCGGGACGGCGCTTTATGGTCCTGCCGGCCTTCATGGCGACGGACCTGCGTCGGCACCTGGACTGGTACGCGGAGAAGGAGCCGAACGGGCGGCTGTTCGTGGGAGAGAAGGGCAAGCCGTTCCGGCGCTCCACCTTCGGGAGGAAGTGGCGGAAGGCCCGTGCTGCTGTCGGCCTGCCGGACGACTTCCGCTTTTACGATCTTCGTCACACCGGGCACACTCTGGCGACCCGTTCCGGCGCCACGCTCAAGGACACGATGGTTCGTGCCGGCCAGTCCACGGAGAAGGCAGCGCTGATCTACCAGCACTCCGACCATGAGCGGCAACGGGAGGTCGCCGCCGGGCTCGACAGGCTCGTGCAGCGCGAGCGCGAGAAGGCATCGGGCACGCAACGGGCACGGGACCACTGA
- a CDS encoding sugar transferase: MQPKRLLDLALGSALLALAAPALATAAALRALRRPPGGVLARETVTGLHGRTFTLRTLPVRRLRLDALSRLPHVVRGEMSLVGPAPLPTGAPGADAHWRRLVRPGLTGPAQLRRGSTLPWDEPQLLDQHYVEHHGMGLDAALLLRTPAALLGGAGRRRSARRRRKRRRRRTATEPPGAAGHHRTATEPPGAAGHPRTATGGDRRRGQADLSDADHRLRRYSAAE; encoded by the coding sequence ATGCAGCCCAAACGCCTCCTGGACCTCGCCCTCGGCTCCGCCCTCCTCGCCCTCGCCGCCCCCGCACTGGCCACCGCCGCCGCCCTCCGCGCCCTGCGCCGCCCGCCCGGCGGCGTCCTCGCCCGGGAGACGGTCACCGGCCTGCACGGCCGGACCTTCACGCTGCGCACCCTGCCGGTGCGGCGGCTGCGCCTCGACGCCCTGTCCCGGCTGCCCCACGTCGTACGGGGCGAGATGTCGCTCGTGGGCCCCGCACCCCTCCCCACCGGCGCCCCCGGGGCCGACGCGCACTGGCGGCGCCTGGTCCGCCCCGGCCTCACCGGACCCGCACAGCTGCGGCGCGGCTCCACGCTCCCCTGGGACGAGCCGCAGCTGCTGGACCAGCACTACGTGGAGCACCATGGGATGGGGCTGGACGCGGCCCTGCTCCTGCGCACCCCCGCGGCACTCCTCGGCGGCGCGGGGCGGCGACGGAGCGCGCGAAGGCGGCGGAAGCGGCGACGGCGCCGAACGGCGACGGAGCCACCGGGCGCCGCCGGACATCACCGAACGGCGACGGAGCCACCGGGCGCCGCCGGGCATCCCCGGACGGCGACAGGCGGCGACAGGCGGCGCGGTCAGGCGGACCTGAGCGACGCAGATCACCGCCTGCGCCGCTACAGTGCGGCGGAATAA
- the repSA gene encoding replication initiator protein RepSA, whose amino-acid sequence MTDTATMAGLDPATLADVVRLAGSTGFDRLQDQIRRTGGCTDPIRLTGATKLLDPSTKTVLHAYTTDTEPGGVLRVACGNRRASRCPACAWTYAGDTYHLIRAGLVGDPAKGTPDTVRDHPRVFATLTAPSFGPVHNRPGNRPCTCGTHHPEDAPELGTALNPATYDYAGSVLWNNHASDLWRYFTIYLRREIARRAGLTQKAARETSRVSFGKVAEYQKRGAVHFHAVIRFDGPDGPDTPPPAWATLDLLTDAIRAAAARVRVDIPTAGHQPARTLRWGTQLDIQPIGAFGNGEEITEQAVASYVAKYATKAAETTGTVDRRIGNKEALDLLDVPDHPRRLIEACLDLHPLYPDRKLRDWAHMLGFRGHFSTKSRRYSTTLSALRQARADYRAAEQRAALGLPDPDDHPEATTLVVAHWTYAGHGHTPGESWLAANIRRDIQHNRETAREVRAALHDLEGEQTYE is encoded by the coding sequence GTGACCGACACCGCCACCATGGCGGGCCTGGACCCGGCCACCCTCGCCGACGTGGTGAGGCTGGCCGGGTCCACCGGCTTCGACCGCCTCCAGGACCAGATCCGCCGTACCGGCGGCTGCACCGACCCCATCCGGCTGACCGGCGCCACCAAGCTGCTCGACCCGTCCACCAAGACCGTGCTCCACGCCTACACCACCGACACCGAGCCCGGCGGAGTCCTGCGCGTCGCCTGCGGCAACCGCCGCGCCTCCCGCTGCCCCGCCTGCGCCTGGACCTACGCCGGAGACACCTACCACCTGATCCGCGCCGGACTCGTCGGCGACCCCGCCAAGGGCACCCCCGACACCGTGCGCGACCACCCCCGCGTCTTCGCCACCCTCACCGCCCCCTCCTTCGGCCCCGTCCACAACCGGCCCGGAAACCGCCCCTGCACCTGCGGCACCCACCACCCCGAAGACGCCCCCGAGCTGGGCACGGCCCTGAACCCGGCGACCTACGACTACGCGGGCTCGGTGCTGTGGAACAACCACGCCTCCGACCTGTGGCGCTACTTCACGATCTACCTCCGCCGCGAGATCGCCCGCCGCGCCGGCCTCACCCAGAAAGCCGCCCGCGAGACCTCCCGCGTCTCCTTCGGCAAGGTCGCCGAGTACCAGAAACGCGGCGCCGTCCACTTCCACGCGGTCATCCGCTTCGACGGCCCCGACGGACCCGACACACCCCCGCCCGCCTGGGCCACCCTCGACCTGCTCACCGACGCCATCCGGGCCGCCGCCGCCCGCGTCCGCGTCGACATCCCCACCGCCGGGCACCAACCCGCCCGCACGCTGCGCTGGGGCACCCAACTCGACATCCAACCCATCGGCGCCTTCGGCAACGGCGAAGAGATCACCGAACAGGCCGTCGCCTCCTACGTCGCCAAGTACGCCACCAAAGCCGCCGAGACCACCGGCACCGTCGACCGCCGCATCGGCAACAAAGAAGCCCTCGACCTGCTCGACGTGCCCGACCACCCCCGGCGACTGATCGAAGCCTGCCTCGACCTCCACCCGCTCTACCCCGACCGCAAGCTACGCGACTGGGCCCACATGCTCGGCTTCCGCGGCCACTTCTCCACCAAGTCCCGCCGCTACTCCACCACCCTGTCCGCCCTGCGCCAGGCACGCGCCGACTACCGCGCCGCCGAACAACGCGCCGCCCTCGGCCTGCCCGACCCCGACGACCACCCCGAAGCCACCACCCTCGTCGTCGCCCACTGGACCTACGCCGGCCACGGCCACACCCCCGGCGAATCCTGGCTCGCCGCCAACATACGCCGCGACATCCAACACAACCGAGAAACCGCCCGTGAGGTGCGCGCCGCACTCCACGACCTGGAAGGGGAGCAGACATATGAATGA
- a CDS encoding YIP1 family protein, producing the protein MAGFRIGRGRDNRTPHQRGQQAPHTRQGPHGSAGAPAPPPYATPQHQWPRDGRTHGEPEYFGDPYHQQQHGAPHPHHPQQPYGSHEHPPAQAHTANNPGHTQMFSVHDDPYGPPDTYQAGAAAPSGPRLPWQQLLTGIVARPGPTFLRMRDHAVWVPALTVTFVYGLLALFGFDKAREETINSTLATAVPAVLVTAVMFVVGGLILGAVTHTLARQLGGDGAWQPTVGLSMLIMSMTDAPRLLFAMFLGGENGLVQVIGWLSWVAAGALFTSMVSKSHDLPWPKALGASAIQLAALLSLIKLGTL; encoded by the coding sequence GTGGCTGGATTCAGGATCGGACGCGGCCGGGACAACCGCACCCCGCACCAACGAGGGCAGCAGGCCCCGCACACGCGGCAGGGCCCGCACGGCAGCGCCGGCGCGCCCGCGCCGCCGCCGTACGCGACGCCGCAGCACCAGTGGCCGCGCGACGGCCGCACGCACGGCGAGCCGGAGTACTTCGGCGACCCGTACCACCAGCAGCAGCACGGCGCCCCGCACCCGCACCACCCCCAGCAGCCGTACGGCTCCCACGAGCACCCCCCGGCCCAGGCGCACACCGCCAACAACCCGGGCCACACCCAGATGTTCAGCGTGCACGACGACCCGTACGGCCCGCCGGACACCTACCAGGCCGGCGCCGCCGCCCCCTCGGGCCCGCGCCTGCCGTGGCAGCAGCTCCTGACCGGCATCGTGGCGCGCCCCGGCCCCACGTTCCTGCGGATGCGCGACCACGCGGTCTGGGTCCCCGCGCTGACCGTGACGTTCGTCTACGGCCTGCTGGCGCTGTTCGGCTTCGACAAGGCCCGCGAGGAGACGATCAACTCGACCCTCGCGACGGCGGTCCCGGCCGTGCTCGTCACGGCCGTGATGTTCGTCGTGGGCGGCCTCATCCTGGGCGCGGTCACCCACACCCTCGCCCGCCAGCTCGGCGGCGACGGCGCGTGGCAGCCGACGGTGGGCCTCTCCATGCTGATCATGTCGATGACGGACGCCCCGCGGCTGCTCTTCGCCATGTTCCTGGGCGGCGAGAACGGCCTGGTCCAGGTGATCGGCTGGCTGTCGTGGGTGGCGGCGGGCGCGCTGTTCACGTCGATGGTGAGCAAGTCCCACGACCTGCCGTGGCCCAAGGCCCTGGGAGCGTCGGCGATCCAGCTCGCGGCACTGCTGTCCCTGATCAAGCTGGGCACCCTGTAG
- a CDS encoding phosphoribosyltransferase, whose protein sequence is MSAVRENLTYEGFGRAVRELAQTIADDGYEPDVVLSIARGGVFVAGGLAYALDCKNIHLVNVEFYTGVGTTLEMPVMLAPVPNAIDFSNKKVLIADDVADTGKTLKLVHDFCLDHVAEVRSAVIYEKSHSLVKCEYVWKRTDDWINFPWSVLPPVHKSGEAPRENKEAL, encoded by the coding sequence ATGAGTGCTGTACGGGAGAACCTCACGTACGAGGGGTTCGGGCGCGCGGTCCGCGAGCTGGCCCAGACGATCGCGGACGACGGGTACGAGCCGGACGTCGTCCTGTCCATCGCGCGCGGCGGGGTCTTCGTGGCCGGCGGTCTCGCGTACGCGCTCGACTGCAAGAACATCCACCTGGTGAACGTGGAGTTCTACACGGGCGTCGGCACCACCCTCGAGATGCCGGTCATGCTCGCGCCCGTCCCGAACGCGATCGACTTCAGCAACAAGAAGGTCCTCATCGCCGACGACGTCGCCGACACCGGCAAGACGCTGAAGCTCGTCCACGACTTCTGCCTCGACCACGTCGCCGAGGTGCGCTCCGCCGTCATCTACGAGAAGTCGCATTCGCTCGTGAAGTGCGAGTACGTCTGGAAGCGCACCGACGACTGGATCAACTTCCCCTGGAGTGTGTTGCCTCCGGTGCACAAGTCGGGTGAGGCTCCCAGGGAGAACAAGGAAGCCCTCTGA
- a CDS encoding GGDEF domain-containing protein: protein MDLPLIATALPALGWAIHSGVLARRLDRARRDPLTGLHTRAGWTTRAERILSTSPAALVLLVDLDDFKAVNDTHGHAAGDAVLVATADRLSAWCGRTGIPARLGGDEFTAITRHTLDTDALRVALSQPVDHAGTLIPVGASVGVCHRTDLPLPSLTDALSAADTAMYRAKGHGRRNNHHR from the coding sequence ATGGACCTGCCCCTGATCGCCACGGCGTTACCCGCCCTCGGGTGGGCCATCCACAGCGGTGTACTGGCCCGCCGCCTGGACCGCGCCCGCCGCGACCCGCTCACCGGCCTGCACACCCGCGCCGGATGGACCACCCGCGCCGAACGCATCCTGTCCACCTCCCCCGCCGCGCTGGTGCTGCTGGTGGACCTGGACGATTTCAAGGCCGTCAACGACACCCACGGCCACGCGGCCGGTGACGCGGTCCTCGTCGCGACCGCCGACCGCCTGTCCGCCTGGTGCGGCCGGACCGGCATCCCCGCCCGCCTCGGCGGCGACGAGTTCACCGCCATCACGCGCCACACCCTCGACACCGACGCCCTGCGGGTCGCGCTCAGCCAGCCCGTTGACCACGCCGGAACGCTCATCCCGGTCGGCGCCTCCGTCGGTGTCTGCCACCGCACCGACCTGCCGTTGCCGTCTCTCACCGACGCCCTGTCCGCCGCCGACACCGCCATGTACCGGGCCAAGGGCCACGGCCGACGCAACAACCACCACCGCTGA
- a CDS encoding DUF2637 domain-containing protein has translation MLRSLRVDAVLVQAVIAGALSFAHLHDLAEAAGQDGWKAWAYPVSVDLLLVAAWRRMRKQGDNRAAWVWFVIALAASLGANVATAGLLDLNDVPAWLRILVAGWPALAFLGGTLLVHAPTHTEDEPTTPPAPATKPDRVAPASAPEPIALERSPDPEPEPDPEPVAVEPAPDPVPELPAPAPAPAPAPAPAVPVPPALLDHARKVADAHRAQTGTPIDPATLRARLGVPAPLADSITAQLV, from the coding sequence GTGCTCCGCTCCCTTCGCGTTGACGCCGTGCTGGTGCAGGCCGTGATCGCTGGTGCGCTGTCTTTCGCCCACCTGCACGACCTTGCGGAAGCAGCGGGCCAGGACGGGTGGAAGGCGTGGGCGTACCCGGTCAGTGTCGATCTGCTGTTGGTGGCGGCCTGGCGCCGGATGCGCAAGCAGGGTGACAACCGCGCCGCCTGGGTGTGGTTCGTGATCGCCCTCGCGGCGTCGCTCGGCGCGAACGTCGCCACCGCTGGACTGCTCGACCTGAACGATGTACCGGCCTGGCTGCGCATCCTCGTCGCCGGGTGGCCCGCGCTGGCCTTCCTCGGCGGAACCCTCCTCGTCCACGCTCCCACGCACACAGAGGACGAACCGACCACACCCCCGGCACCGGCCACCAAACCGGACCGCGTTGCCCCGGCGTCGGCCCCGGAGCCGATCGCCCTCGAACGGTCCCCGGACCCGGAGCCCGAACCGGACCCGGAGCCGGTCGCGGTCGAACCCGCCCCGGACCCCGTGCCGGAACTGCCCGCACCCGCACCTGCTCCTGCTCCTGCTCCTGCTCCTGCCGTGCCGGTCCCGCCCGCACTCCTCGACCACGCCCGCAAGGTCGCCGACGCCCACCGCGCCCAGACCGGAACGCCGATCGACCCCGCCACCCTGCGCGCCCGCCTCGGCGTCCCCGCCCCGCTCGCCGACTCCATCACCGCCCAACTCGTCTGA
- the dcd gene encoding dCTP deaminase, which yields MLLSDKDIRAEIESGRVRIDPYDESMVQPSSIDVRLDRYFRVFENHRYPHIDPAVEQADLTRLVEPEGDEAFILHPGEFVLASTYEVISLPDDIASRLEGKSSLGRLGLVTHSTAGFIDPGFSGHVTLELSNLATLPIKLWPGMKIGQLCLFRLSSPAEFPYGSERYGSRYQGQRGPTASRSFQNFHRTQV from the coding sequence GTGCTTCTCTCAGACAAGGACATCCGGGCCGAGATCGAATCCGGACGGGTGCGGATCGACCCGTACGACGAATCCATGGTGCAGCCCTCGAGCATCGACGTGCGGCTGGACCGCTACTTCCGGGTGTTCGAGAACCACCGCTACCCCCACATCGACCCGGCCGTCGAGCAGGCCGATCTCACCCGGCTGGTGGAGCCGGAGGGGGACGAGGCGTTCATCCTCCACCCGGGCGAGTTCGTGCTCGCCTCGACGTACGAGGTCATCTCGCTGCCCGACGACATCGCCTCCCGGCTGGAGGGCAAGAGCTCGCTCGGGCGGCTCGGTCTCGTCACGCATTCGACCGCCGGCTTCATCGACCCCGGCTTCTCCGGTCATGTGACCCTGGAGCTGTCGAACCTGGCGACCCTGCCCATCAAGCTGTGGCCGGGGATGAAGATCGGCCAGCTGTGCCTGTTCCGCCTCAGCTCGCCGGCCGAGTTCCCGTACGGCAGCGAGCGCTACGGGTCCCGGTACCAGGGACAGCGCGGGCCCACGGCCTCGCGGTCCTTCCAGAACTTCCATCGGACGCAGGTGTGA
- a CDS encoding (Fe-S)-binding protein, which yields MQLAAIIVSLTLTVVGVALFARAIAQIYRFVRLGQPVPAGSRTDDWKARTVTVVREFLGHTRMNRWGIVGFAHWFVAVGFLTLPPTLAQAYGQLFQADWTLPVLGGFLPFEMYIEFIGLMTVVGIAVLMVIRLLSLPSRPGRKSRFAGSKAWQAYFVEYVILTIGLAILVLRGLEGAIHHVDSYEAAYFVSYPLVLAFGGLSLGTLQTLIYLAAMVKISVSLIWMITVSLNTNMGVAWHRFLGFPNIFFKRNATGETALGALQPMSSGGKEIDFETVFDDEEGAEETVFGVSQVEHFSWKGILDFATCTECGRCQSQCPAWNTGKPLSPKLLIMSLRDHAHAKAPYLLAGGGKTAEGEEKASAEALKDVPASALAEAERPLIGTAEENGVIDPDVLWSCTTCGACVEQCPVDIEHIDHIVDMRRYQVMIESAFPSEAGTMLKNLEKKGNPWGLAKKQRVEWTKEVDFEVPIVGKDVEDLTEVDYLYWVGCAGALEDRAKKTTKAFAELLHMAGVKFAIMGGEEKCTGDSPRRLGNEPLFQQLGQENVAMLNMAFGEDEDDPATKKPKSAKKIVATCPHCFNTIANEYPQLGGEFEVIHHTQLLQHLVDEGKLVPVTPVDGLITYHDPCYLGRHNKVYTPPREIMSAVPGLRQQEMHRHKERGFCCGAGGARMWMEERIGKRVNTERVDEALSLNPDIVSTACPFCLVMLTDSVNGKKNDGQAKESLQVVDVAQLLLESVKTPASGTPESDEAAEPEPAQ from the coding sequence ATGCAACTCGCCGCGATCATTGTGTCGCTGACCCTGACCGTGGTCGGCGTTGCGCTCTTTGCCCGAGCGATCGCGCAGATCTACCGGTTCGTGCGGCTCGGCCAGCCCGTGCCCGCCGGCAGCCGCACCGACGACTGGAAGGCCCGCACGGTCACCGTGGTCCGGGAGTTCCTCGGTCACACCCGGATGAACCGCTGGGGGATCGTCGGCTTCGCGCACTGGTTCGTCGCGGTCGGCTTCCTGACGCTGCCGCCCACCCTCGCGCAGGCGTACGGCCAGCTGTTCCAGGCCGACTGGACGCTGCCGGTCCTCGGCGGCTTCCTGCCGTTCGAGATGTACATCGAGTTCATCGGCCTGATGACCGTGGTCGGCATCGCCGTCCTCATGGTCATCCGCCTGCTGAGCCTGCCGTCCCGTCCGGGCCGCAAGTCCCGCTTCGCCGGCTCCAAGGCCTGGCAGGCGTACTTCGTCGAGTACGTCATCCTCACCATCGGCCTCGCCATCCTGGTGCTGCGCGGCCTTGAGGGCGCCATCCACCACGTGGACTCCTACGAGGCGGCGTACTTCGTCTCGTACCCGCTGGTCCTGGCCTTCGGGGGGCTGTCGCTCGGCACCCTGCAGACCCTCATCTACCTCGCCGCCATGGTGAAGATCAGCGTCTCCCTGATCTGGATGATCACGGTCTCGCTCAACACCAACATGGGCGTGGCCTGGCACCGCTTCCTCGGCTTCCCGAACATCTTCTTCAAGCGCAACGCGACCGGCGAGACGGCCCTCGGCGCGCTCCAGCCGATGTCCTCCGGCGGCAAGGAGATCGACTTCGAGACCGTCTTCGACGACGAGGAGGGCGCGGAGGAGACCGTCTTCGGCGTCTCCCAGGTCGAGCACTTCTCCTGGAAGGGCATCCTCGACTTCGCGACCTGCACCGAGTGCGGCCGCTGCCAGTCGCAGTGCCCCGCCTGGAACACCGGCAAGCCGCTCTCCCCGAAGCTGCTGATCATGTCGCTGCGCGACCACGCGCACGCCAAGGCGCCGTACCTGCTCGCCGGCGGCGGCAAGACGGCGGAGGGCGAGGAGAAGGCGTCCGCCGAGGCGCTGAAGGACGTCCCCGCCTCCGCCCTCGCCGAGGCCGAGCGCCCGCTGATCGGCACCGCCGAGGAGAACGGCGTCATCGACCCGGACGTCCTGTGGTCCTGCACCACCTGCGGCGCCTGCGTCGAGCAGTGCCCGGTCGACATCGAGCACATCGACCACATCGTCGACATGCGCCGCTACCAGGTGATGATCGAGTCCGCGTTCCCGTCCGAGGCGGGCACGATGCTCAAGAACCTGGAGAAGAAGGGCAACCCCTGGGGCCTGGCGAAGAAGCAGCGCGTCGAGTGGACCAAGGAGGTCGACTTCGAGGTCCCGATCGTCGGCAAGGACGTCGAGGACCTCACCGAGGTCGACTACCTGTACTGGGTCGGCTGCGCCGGCGCCCTGGAGGACCGCGCCAAGAAGACCACCAAGGCCTTCGCGGAGCTGCTGCACATGGCGGGCGTCAAGTTCGCGATCATGGGCGGCGAGGAGAAGTGCACCGGCGACTCCCCGCGCCGCCTGGGCAACGAGCCGCTCTTCCAGCAGCTCGGCCAGGAGAACGTCGCGATGCTGAACATGGCGTTCGGCGAGGACGAGGACGACCCGGCGACGAAGAAGCCGAAGTCGGCGAAGAAGATCGTCGCCACCTGCCCGCACTGCTTCAACACGATCGCGAACGAGTACCCGCAGCTGGGCGGCGAGTTCGAGGTCATCCACCACACGCAGCTGCTGCAGCACCTCGTCGACGAGGGCAAGCTCGTCCCGGTCACCCCGGTCGACGGCCTGATCACCTACCACGACCCGTGCTACCTGGGCCGGCACAACAAGGTCTACACGCCGCCGCGCGAGATCATGAGCGCCGTCCCCGGCCTGCGCCAGCAGGAGATGCACCGCCACAAGGAGCGCGGCTTCTGCTGCGGCGCCGGCGGCGCGCGGATGTGGATGGAGGAGCGCATCGGCAAGCGCGTCAACACCGAGCGCGTCGACGAGGCCCTCTCCCTCAACCCGGACATCGTCTCCACGGCCTGCCCGTTCTGCCTGGTCATGCTCACCGACTCGGTGAACGGCAAGAAGAACGACGGCCAGGCCAAGGAGTCGCTCCAGGTCGTGGACGTGGCGCAGCTCCTGCTGGAGTCGGTGAAGACCCCGGCGTCCGGCACCCCGGAGTCCGACGAGGCCGCGGAGCCCGAGCCGGCGCAGTAG
- a CDS encoding mobile element transfer protein encodes MARPNRFYDVIRIGPVQVGSHYDGRGRTKHTAVCTAPGCDFSADYHHRPAAELAARTHRCNA; translated from the coding sequence ATGGCGCGCCCGAACCGCTTCTACGACGTGATCCGCATCGGCCCCGTCCAGGTCGGCAGCCACTACGACGGCCGTGGCCGGACCAAGCACACCGCCGTGTGCACGGCCCCCGGCTGCGACTTCTCCGCCGACTACCACCACCGCCCCGCCGCCGAACTCGCCGCCCGCACCCACCGCTGCAACGCCTGA